In Labrys monachus, the genomic stretch AGCTCGATCTCGATTTCGCAGATCGCCTCGCGCCGGGTGCCGGCCTCGATCGAACCGCTGTCATAGGACAGCTCGATACTGGCCGAGGGCAGATCGACCATCTGGACCCGGCGGCGGAAACGCGTGGCGAACACCTGCTCCAGCACCGCATCGGTCACGCCCACGAGACCCGCGCCGATTTCATCGAGGGGCAGCAGGTCGAGATGCGGCGCGAAATCCGGCACGGCCACTTCCCATTCGTGGCGCGACAGCGGGTCCGTCCCGTCCACCGGGCGCTTGAGGGTCTGGATGAAGGTCTTGCCACTGCGCCGCACGCGCAGCGAGATGCCGTTCCGGAAGAGCTGGCGGTCCGGCGTGTCGTAATAGGCATTCTCGAACTTGCGGAAGACACCCCGGTTGCGGGCGTTCTGCGCGATGATCGGCACGTCGGCGAGACTGTCGAGCGTGCCTGCGGGCACGAGCAGCTTCAGCTCGATTTCCTTGTTCGCAGCAACCGGTGGCATCGGGGGGAGGACGGGATCGGCCGGATCAGAATTGACGCCTAATTGCACGATAGCGCTCCAGATCACGATAGTTCAAACCGCAGGCGGGCGATTGTGACGTTTCAATGAATTTCCGGACCTATGGCACAGCACCTTGTCACATACTACAGATCAGCCGGGCAAAAACGCACCGCCGGCATTGCCGGGCGATGCGTCTTCCGGGGGGTTACAGGCCGGATTCCTGGCTCGCGGCGAAGAGGCGATTGAGTTCGGAAACGCAGGCGGAAGCGCTCGCGCGGTCCAGCAGCGCGTCGTTGATGAGCTCGGATGCGGCATGCTGGAAGGGCATGTAGCCGTCGTGGCGGGGCCGTACCCAGGCCGCTTCCAGCGTTGCGCGGGTATCCCGGTAGAAATCATGGGTATCGGCGTTGATGCCGGCGTCCCTCCAGGCGAGGTCATGGCCCGGCTGCCCGCCGGATCGCGCGAAGATGCCTTCCTGCACCGCGCCGCTGGCGATGAAATAGGCAAAATCGAGCGCGGCCTGCGGATGCTGCGTGCGCGCGGAAACGGCAATGCCGGTCCCCCCGAGCGCCGAGCCCCGCGGCGGGAGATCGCCGTCGACAGGTATATCGCCGAAGCCCACGCGATGGGCGCGGAAGCCGTCGCGGGCATAGGGCACATAGCCATAGGTCAGCGGCACGCAATCGATGCCGGCATCGGCGGCGGCCATGTCTTCGAGCACGGCGATCGGATCCTGCTCGAAATTGCGGGGGTCGACGAGTGCGGCGAGCGTCCGCAGGCGTTCGAGGACGGCAACGCCCGTCGCCGGCCCGATCAGCAGGGGTCCCGCGTCGTGGCAGGGCTCGCCGATATGGGCCGCCAGCGTGTAGAACGACATCAGCGAATGCGGCGGACGCAGCGGGATGGCGACCCGGCCCTGCCGCGCCAACGCCATCACGTCGTCCCATCGGCGCACCGCGCGGCCGAGGCGGTCCGGCCGATAGGCCTGCACCTGCGCCGCCGCGTCGATCGGAAAGGCCCATTGCCGGCCCTGCCAGGTGTAGCTGTCATAGGACTTGCCGACGCTGCCCGCCCGCAGCGCGGCGCGCTCGGCTTCGCGGCCCGGCACGTCGAGCGGCAGCAGGCATTTCTCATGCGTGATCTGCCCGACATGGGGATGGTCGATCACGATGAAATCGTAGCGCGCGGCGAGGTCCTCGACCGGATAGGATTCGAAATCCTGCAGGGAGCGCTTGTCCCAGGCGATCTCGACGCCGGTCCGCTCCTTCCAGGTTGCGGAGACCGCGACCATGGGATCATAGCCACGCGGATGGCTCCACGTCATGCCCTGCAGCTTGATGCTCATTCCCTGACTTTCCACCTGTTCTTCCTCGGGGATTGTCTCGTTTCCCGTGGGATTATCTGCGAAGCGCCACCGCGTGCCGCATCGCGTCCGGGATGACATCGCATTCAGAGGCGATCGCCTCGCCCCATGCGGGAAGAGCCGAGAGCCGGCGTCCCCTCCCGCATGGCGAGGATGCGAAAGACGCCGTTCAGGCCGACCACCCGCCGTCGATGACGTGGACCTGTCCGGTGGTGTAGGTCGCCCCGGCGAGATAGACGACGAGATCGGCGATTTCCTCCGGCTGGCCGATACGGCCGATCGGCTGGCGGGCGATGAAGGCCTTGCGCGCGGCTTCATAGTCGCCCGTCGCTTCCAGGCGCTCGCGCAGGGACGGGCTTTCGACCGTGCCGGGAGCGATGGCGTTGCAGCGGATGCCCTTGCTGACATAGTCGGCGGCGACCGACTTGGTGATGCCGACGACGGCCGCCTTCGAGGCCTGGTAGGCGAAGCGGTTCGGCACGCCCTTCACGCTCGAGGCGAGCGACGCCATGTTGATGATGCTGCCATCCCCCTTTTCCAGCATGCCCGGCAGGAAGGCGCGGATCATGCGGAACATCGCGGTGACGTTGAGGTCGAACGCGAAGTTCCAGTCCTTCTCGCTGCACTCCAGGATGGTGCCGCCATGCACGACGCCGGCGCAGTTGAAGAGGATGTCGACATCCTTGGCGTGGAGATGGGCGAAGGAGGCGATGGCATCCGGCGACAGGACGTCCAGACGGGCGACCGTGACGCCTTCGATGGCGGCAAGGTCCGCCAGCTTGTCGTCGGCGATATCGGTCGCGATCACGCGCGCGCCGGCGCGGGCGAGCGCTTCCACCGAGGCCCGCCCGATGCCCTGGGCAGCCGCCGTGACCAGCGCGGTCTTGCCCTTCAAGGAAAGAGTCATCTCCATTCTCCGTCTTATGATTTCGATTCAAACCGATAGAGTATCGGGCGATTTGCGTTGTACGAGCAGGATGTGATCGGCAGCAAGGACGACTTCGTCACGCTGGTTGATCACCTCGCAGCGTTCGATCACCCTGCCCTGGCCGGGCCGCTTGGGATCGTCCTCCTTGGCGAAGACGGTTACGCGCGTGCGGGTGGTGTCGCCGATGAAGACCGGGCGCACGAAGCGAAGGCGGTCATAGCCATAGGAAAATGCCACGGGATTGATCAGCGTCGCGGTGAGGCCGATCCCGACGGCGAATACCAGCGTGCCGTGTGCGATGCGCTGGCCGAAGGCCGAATCCTTCATGAATTCGGCGTCCATGTGGTGGGGAAAGAAATCCCCGGTATGGCCGGCGTGGACGACGATATCGGTCTCGGTGATGGTGCGGCCTGTGGTCAGGCGCACATGGCCGAGCTGGTAGTCCTCGAAATGGACGGTCTGTTCGGCCATCGTTTCCTCACGGACGGGGAGCAAGGGGCGTCGCCGGCGCGGCGCTGGACGCGAAGGCCGCCTCGACCAGCGCCATGGTGGACCAGGCATCCTCGAGCGAGGCGGCGAGTTCGGCGTCCTCCCCCGAAGCGAAGCGCTGGAGATTGGCCATGCGCCCGACGAAGGCGTCGGGGAACCAGCCGCCCGTCAGCGGCACCTGCACCCAATCGGCCTCGCCCTTCGGTCGCAGCCAGACCTCGTCGGGTTCGCCGCGGGGATAATCGAGCAGCAGGCCTAGCTTGACATGCGCGGCGCCCTCGGTGCCGTCGAAGCGGAACTCGGCCACCTGGTTGCGCCGCCCGAAGGCATGGTTGTGGTTGATCGACAGGGTACAGCGGACGTCATCACCATAATCGAGGATCGCCGAGGTCCGCGTCTGCGCCATCTCGGAGGCGGGATGGCCGATGGTCTTGGCGTGCACGCCGGCGGGGTCGCCGAGGAAGGAGCGGATCAGATCCAGATAATGGATCGAATGCACGGCGATCTCGACGCGCGGCATGCCTTTGAGGAAGGCGAACAAATGCCAGGGCGTGTCGATGGCAAGATGGACCTCGACGTCGACGAGCCTGCCGAGCAGGCCGCGCGCCACGGCATCCTGCACCGCCAGCATCATCGGCGAGAAGCGGAGCTGGAAGTTGACGGCGGCCTTCAGGCCCTTGGCCCGCGCCAGTTGGAGGATCGCGGTGGCTTCGGCGAGATCGCGCCCCATCGGCTTCTGCAGCAGCACGGCCGCACCGTCCGGCAGCCGCCGCAGCACGTCGAGATGGGCGCCGGGCGGCGTAGCGAGATCGAATACCGCGTCCGGAACGGCGGTCGCCTCGTCGAGGCTGCCGAACACCCGTTCGACGCCGAAATCGGCGGCGACCCTTTCGGCCCGGGCCGGATCGAGGTCGAACAGGCCGGCGATCGGGAATCCCGCCTTGCGATAGGCAGGAAAATGCGCATCGGCGACGATCGATCCCGCGCCGACGGTGACGATCGGCCGGGCCTCTGCCGGCATCGGCCAGGATTGGCGCAGGACAGCCGGATCAAAGGACATGGACACCGCCCTCTCGGTCGAGAGGCACCGCTCCCGGGCGCGCGGACATCCTGTCCGCCCTTCCCGTCCACGAGCGCACCCGTCGCAGGCCGGCTGCAACCGGCTGCGGCTCAAGAGGCGGGCGGGATGCCCGCGCTCCCAGGGAAGCCCCGTCAGTCATGGTGGAAGACCTCTTCCATCGAGGCCCACCATTCGCCTTCCGCGCGGGTCTCGAGCGGCGCCTGCATCGGCATGCAGATCTTCCACCAGTCCTGCGTGACCGGATCGGCCGCCATTTCCGCCGCATCGGCCGCGAAATCGGTGCCGTGATATTCCCAATAAGCGAAAAGCAGGTTTTCCGGCTCGCGCAGGAAGATCGTGTAGTTGCGGATGTGGCATTGCGAGATCCGCGCCAGCACGCTCGGCCAGACATCCGCATGGATGCGCTTGTATTCGGCGATATGCTCTGGCCTGAGGCCGAGGATCATGCCCATGCGCTTCATCGTCGCTTCCTCCCTTATGCGCTTATCTCGCGCGTGAATTCCGGAACGCTGCGCGCCTTGACGGCGTCCCAGTCCCAGTCGATGCCGATCCCCGGCTCGGAGGGCGCGAGCGCCATGCCGTCCTCGATCGTCATGCCCTTATGGGTGAGATCGTCGAGCTGGGGAATATATTCGACATATTTTCCGTTCGGGACCGCGCAGGTCAGGCTGACATGCAGCTCCATCAGGAAATGCGGACAGACCGGGATGTCGAAGGCTTCCGCCGCATGGGCGACCTTGAGCCAGGGCGTGATGCCGCCGATGCGCCCCACATCCGTCTGCACGATGGAGCAGGCGCCCTTGGCCATATATTCGCGGAAATGGCGGATCGAGTAGAGCGATTCGCCGATCGCGATCGGCGTCGAGGTCGACCGCGTCAGCCGTACATGGCCGTCGATGTCGTCCGCCGGCAGCGGCTCCTCGATCCAGGCGAGGTCGAGCTCTTCGAATCGGCCGGCGCGGCGGACGGCCTCGTCGACCATGAAGCCCTGATTGGCATCGGTCATGATCTCGAAGGCGGAGCCGACGGCGGCGCGCACCGCCGAAAGCCGCGCGAGGTCCTCCGAGACATGCGGCCGCCCGATCTTGACCTTCGAGCCGCGAAAGCCCTTCGCCTTGGCGGCCAGCGCGTCCTCGACCAGCGCTTCGCGCGGAATATGCAGCCAGCCGCCCTCGGTGGTGTAGAGCGGGCAGCGGTCCTTGGCGCCGCCGGCGAGGATCCAGAGCGGGAGGTTCTGGCGTTTCGCCCGCAGGTCCCACAAGGCGGTGTCGATGGCGGCCAATGCGATGGCGGAGATCGCCCCGATCGTGGTGGCATGGGTCGCGAATTCGAGGTCGTGCCAGATCGCTTCGATACGGTCGGCGTCGGCGCCGATCAGCCGCGGCGCCAGATGGTCGGCGAGGAGGCGCATCACGGAGGAGCCGCCGGTGCCGATCGTGTAGGAATAGCCGGTGCCGACGGCGCCGTCGGCATCGGTGATCGTCACGATCGGCGTCTCCTGCGAGACGAAGCTTTGAATGGCATCCGTCCGCTTCACCTTGGGCGGAAGGTCGACCATGCGCAGTTCGATTTTCTCGATGCGGGCCATGCGTCAGCTCCTGCGCGGGATGGCACGGCCGGTGTCGGCCGCGAAGAGATGGGCGTTGGAAAGGTCGAAGCTCATCGGAACCGGCGCTCCGATGGCGAGCGGACGCGGGTTCAGCATGCGCGAGACCCATTCGCGGCCGGCGAACTCGACGAAGACGAGCGTCTCGTTGCCGAGCGGCTCGGTGAGCGCGACCTCGAGGTCGCGCTGGTGCACGGCGGCGGCGTCGCCCGAATGCAGGCCGTGCCCGGTGGGATAGAGGTCGTCCGGCCGCAGCCCGAGGGTGATCTTCCGGCCGGGCGCCAGCTCGGGCGCGAATTGCGGCGGGATGGGCAGGCCGTCCCCGTTGGCGAACCGGATCCGGTCTCCCTCGACCACCGCGTCGACGAGGTTCATCGGCGGCGATCCGATGAAGCCGGCGACGAATTTCGTCGCCGGGCGGGAGAACACCTCGTCCGGCGTGCCGACCTGCTCGATATGGCCGTCGCGCATGATGACGATGCGGTCGGCCAGCGTCATCGCCTCGACCTGGTCGTGGGTGACGTAGACGACAGTCGCCTGCACCTTGGCGTGCAGCTTCTTGATCTCCGTCCGCATCTCGTTGCGCAGCTTGGCGTCGAGGTTGGACAGCGGCTCGTCGAACAGGAACACCTCGGGCTGGCGCACGATGGCCCGGCCCATGGCGACGCGCTGGCGCTGGCCGCCGGAGAGCTGCGACGGCCTGCGGTCGAGCAGCGGCTCGAGATGCAGGATCGCCGCCGCCTCCAGCACGCGGCTGTCGATCTCGGGCTGCGGCCGCCTGGCGATCTTCAGCGAGAAGCCCATGTTCTCGCGCACCGTCATATGCGGGTAGAGCGCATAGGACTGGAACACCATCGAGATGTTGCGCGAGCGCGGGGGAAGGTCGTTGACGACGTCGCCGCCGATGCGGATCGATCCGCCGGAGACGTCCTCCAGCCCTGCGATCATGCGCAGGGTGGTGGACTTGCCGCAGCCCGACGGGCCGACCAGGGCGATGAATTCGCGGTCGGCGATGTCGAGATCGATGCCGTGCACGATCTCCACGTCGCCGTAGCGCTTGACCAGCTTCTGGAGCGAGACAGTTGCCATGAATCAGCCTTTGACGGCGCCGGAGGTGAGGCCGGACACCAGATGTTTCTGCACGATGAAGGTCAGCGCCAGCGCCGGCACGATCATCACGACGGCGAGGGCGCACATGCCGCGCCAGTCGATGGTGAATTCGGAGGTGTAGTCGAGCAGGCCCGGCGGCAGGGTCCGCGAGGCGACCGAGCGCGTCAATTGCGAAGCCAGCGCGAATTCGTTCCACGAGGTGAGGAAGGCGAAGATGCCGGAAGAGGCGATGCCGGGCCCCGCCAGGGGAAATTCGACCGTCCAGAACGCCTGCCAGCGCGTACAGCCGTCGATCTGCGCGGCTTCGGCGAGATCGCGCGGCACCTGCCGGAAGAAGCCGTCGATGAGCCAGATGGTGAAGGGGATGTTCAGCGCGACATAGGTGAGGATCAGCGCGAAATCGGTGTCGATGATGTGCAGCCGCGAATAGACGATGAAGAGCGGCAGCATCAGCGCCACACCCGGCACGGTGCGCGTCAGCATGAAGGCGAGGAAGAGCGCCGACTTGCCCTTGAAGCGGAAGCGCGCGAAGGCGTAGCCGCCGGCCATGCCGACCCCGAGCGCGATCACCGTCGAGGTGACCGAGATGATCAGCGAGTTGCGGAAATAATCGAAGACGGGCACTCCGCCCTGCCCCGCCGCACCGAACATGGCGGTGAACGCGTCGAGCGACAGGCTCTGCGGGATCCATACCGGCGGCTTGGCCATGATCTCGACGGTCGGCCGCAGCGCGTTGAGCACGATCCACGCCCCGGGCAGGCAGATGAAGAGCATGGCGAGGAACAGGCCGACGGCGTGGCCGGCCGCGGCGAGGCGGCGGCTGTTGCGGGAGGCGCGATTGCGATCGACCGCCATGATCACCACTCCGCCGCGATCTGCGTGCGGGCGGCCGCCAGCTTGCGATAGAAATAATAGGTGAAGGCGATGGACAGCAGGATCGAGAAATAGGCCATCGCATTGGCGTAGCCCATATGGCCGCTGCCGTTGAAGGCGGTGCGGCCGATCAGGGTCCAGATCAGCTCGGTGCGCCCGGCCGGGCCGCCATCCGTCATGATCTTCACGATGTCGAAGGCCCGGCCGACATCGAGGGAGCGGATGGTCATGGCGATATAGGCGAAAGGCATGATGAACGGCCAGGTGACATAGCGAAAGCTCTGCCAGGGCGTGCAGCCGTCGACACGCGCCGCCTCGATCGGCTCGCGCGGCATGGCGAGGAGACCGGCCAGGATCAGGATGGCGAAGACGGGCGTCGACGACCAGACTTCCGCCATCAGGATGGCGAAGAAGGCGAGCGCGCCGTTGATCAGCCAGGGGATCGGCGTCTGCGTGACGTGCAGCGATTGCAGAGCGTTGTTGATCAGCCCGACATTGTCGTTGAACATGAATTTGAACTGGAAGCCGACCAGGATCGGCGAGAACATCATCGGAAACATCAGGAGCGTGCGCAGCACGCGCTGGCCCCGCGTCGCCTTGTCCACGAGGATGGCGAGGCCGAGGCCCAGCAGCATCTCCAGGTTGAGCGCGACGGTGAGGAGCAGCACCGTGCGCCCGAACGCCCACCAGAAATCGGTGTCCGCCAGGATGTTGGCATAGTTGCGCAGCCCGATGAAGACGAAGAGCGTGTTGGGCCTGATCAGCTGATAGGGCGTGAAGCTCGAATAGAGCGACAGCGCCAGCGGCACGATCACCACCGCGGCGAGGATCAGGATCGCGGGCAGGAGCAGCAGGAAGGGCGTGCTGATACGGAAGGGCTTCATCGCCTCGGTTTCAGGCTGGAGGGGCGTGAATTTCACCCTCCCCTGGAGGGGGAGGGGCGGCTCGCAGAGCTGGATGGGGTGAAAAGGCTCGACGTTCCAAAGCTTTAGGGCATTTCAGAAAGATGGTATTCTCCGCAGGAAGGCACCCCACCCCGAGGCTCCGCCTCGACCCTCCCCCTCCAGGGGAGGGTGAAGAATGCCTCGCCGCGTTCGAGACCGGCTACATCTTGCCGGCGTCCTGCAGCACCTTGATCGCCTTGGCGTCGGCGTCGGCCAGCGCCTGCTTGACGGTCTTGTCGCCGAGAACAGCGGCCTGCCATTCCGGATAGACGGCATTGGAGATGTCGATCCACTCGGCGATCGGCGGCACCGGAAAGGCGTTCTTCGCCGCTTCCTGGAAGGCGGTCAGCACTTCGGTCTTGTAGGCGTTGCCGTTCGCCTGCTGGATGTCCCAGTCCCACACCGCCGTGCGGGTCGGCAGCGAGCCATTGGCGGCTTCCACCTTCTGGCTGTCCTCATTGGTCAGCCACCAGACGAGCGAGGCGGCGGCATCCTTGTGGGTGCAGGATTCGGTCACCGAGAAACCGTGGGCGCCCGACCAGCCCGAGCGCTTGCCGGAAGACCCCATCGGCTGCACGATCACGCCGACATTGCCGGCGACCTTGGAAGACTTGGGGTCGTTGAAGAACGTCGCCCAGCCCGGCCAGTCGAGATCGAGCGCGATGGTGCCGGAGGCGAAGCCCTGTCCGAGATCGTCCCAGAGATAATTCGTGGTGCCGGCCGGAACGGCCTTGGCCTTGTAAAGGTCGACGAACCATTGGAGGGCGCGCTCGCCGGCCGCGGAATTGAAGGCCGGCTTGCCGGCGTCATCGATATATTGCCCGCCCTCGGCGACCAGCAATTCATAGAAGCGGCCGTTGATGGCCTCCTCCTTGCCGGCGAATTCCGTGCCGTAGAAATTGGGCGGGCTGGAGAAGAAGATCGCCTGGTCGCCGAATTCCTTGAAGGTCTTGGGCGGTGCCAACTCGTAGCCGTATTTGTCCTTGAACGCCTTCCTGCGGGCATCGTCGGTATAGAGGCTCTTCTGGTAATAGAGCGCGGAGACGTCGAACTGGGCCCGCGGCAGCATCAGCAGCTTGCCGTCTATCGTCGAGGCCTTGAGGTTGGCGGGAACGAACTTGTCGAGCTCTTCCTTGGGCAGGAGCGGCGTCAGGTCGGTGTAGAGATCGGGATAGCCCGGCGCGAAGGATGTGTGGTTCGAGCCGACGCACCAGGAGATGGTGCCGGAGGCGATGTCCGATTTGAATTCCTTGTCGAGGTCGAAATAGTTCTTCTTCGAGACGATGTTGACCTTGGCGCCGGTGGCCTTCTCCCAGGCGGCGATGCGCCCGTAGAGCGGCTCGTATTGCTGGCCGCCGATGAGCTTGGCGTCGATGGTCACGCCCGGAAAGGATCCCGGCAAGCCGTCCGCCATGGCGGGCCCCTGCCCGACCGCGAGCGCCAGCATCGAGGCCCACAGCATCGTCTGTCTCATCATTTCCTCCCTTGCCGTGCCTGCCCGCGGGCTTGATGCCCGCCAGGAAACAAAGTCTCTTGTCTTGCCCAAATTTGGATGCAACATTTACTAGCAAATCATACGCATTCCGCCCTGTCAATCGACCGGTGGACCTCGCCGCGCCGCCATGGACGGCCCGGCGCCCGGCCAATAGGGTTCACCCGAGACGTGGCATCAACCCGACATGGGGTATCCGCCGATGAACGAAGGCCATGACGCAGACCGCTATCGGGCTCCGGCGCTGGACAAGGGACTGGATATCCTCGAATTGCTGGCGTCCGTCGACGGGGCCCTGACCCAGGCCGAGATCGCCAAGGCGCTCGGACGCACGCCGAACGAGAATTACCGCATGCTCGAGCGGCTGGTCCGGCGCGGCTACGTCGCCCGCAACGAGAGCGACCGCTACGAGCTGACGCTGCGCCTTTTCGGCCTCGCGCATCTGCATCGCCCGATCCGCCGGCTGGTGTCGCAGGCGACGCCGCTCATGCGGGACCTCGCCGCCCGGACGCTGCAATCCAACCATCTGGCGGTCTACGACCAGGCCGGCGTCATCGTGATCGCCCAGATCGATGCTCCCGGCTATTGGGGCATGGCCATCCGCGTCGGCGCGAAAGTGAGCCTGTTCAACACCGGCTCGGGCCACATCCTCATGGCGTTCCGCTCCGCCGAAGAGCGCGCCATGATGATCGCCGAGCACGAAAGCGCGCCGGACGACGAGCCGCCGGACGACCTGGAGGAGCGCCTCGCCCAGGCCCGCCTGCGCGGCTATGAGATCATGCCCAGCATGCAGACGGCCGGCGTCTACAACCTGTCGGCGCCGATCCTGGGGCCGGATGGCCACGCCCTCGCCGCGCTGACCTGCCCCTACATCTCCCCGCTCGGCCGCAAGGCGCCGGACATCGCCGAGGCGATCGCCATGATCGTCGAGGCCGCTTCGGTTCTTTCCCGTACGCTCGGCGGGCAGGCCGAGCCGGAGGAGGCATACGGCGCCCATGCAGGATAGGCCGGCCCGTCTCGCTCAGGAACGGCCGCCGCAATGAGTTTTTATTTGAATGAAACTTTCATTAGTGATTTATTCCATCGACCCAACGACGATAAAAGATCCGGGGGAACCGGCATGCCGCTCATCGACACCCATCTGCACATCGTCGACCTCGAGGCGCTGCGCTATCCGTGGCTCGACGGGGCCGAAGCGCTGCGCCGCACCTTCAGCTACCAGAGCTATGAGCGCGAGGCCCTGCGCTGCGGCATCACCGACGCCCTCCATATGGAGGTCGATGTCGACCCCGCGATGATCGAGGCGGAGAACGCCTATGTCGAGGGCCTGTCGCGCGCGCGACAGACCCTGCTGCGCGGCGCCATCAGCGCCTGTCGCCCGGAAAGCGTGGATTTCCCCGCCTTCCTCGAACGCCAATGCGCCAATCCCTTCATCAAGGGCTTTCGCCGCGTTCTTCATACCGAGCGCGACGACCTCAGCGAAGGCGCCCTCTTCCGCGCCAACATCGCACGTCTGGCCGGGACCGGCCGCCCCTTCGACCTGTGCGTGCTGCCGCATCAGATCGAGAAGGCGATCGCCGTGGCGGACAGCGCGCCCGACGTCTCGTTCGTGCTCGATCACTGCGGCGTGCCGGCGATCAAGGACCGCGCCGAGCATCCCTGGCGCGAGGCCGTCTCGGCATTGGCGAAGCGGCCCCATGTCGCCGCCAAGATCTCGGGCGTCGTCGCCTATGCCGACGGAGCGAACTGGACGGTGGCGGATCTGAGGCCGTTCGTCGAGCATGTCATCGCCAGCTTCGGCTGGGACCGCGTGGTGTGGGGCAGCGATTGGCCGGTCTGCACGCTCAACGCCTCGCTCTCGACCTGGGTGGCGGCGACGCATGCCCTGCTCGCCGGCTGCAGCGAAGGCGAGCGGGAAGGCCTGTTTCATCGCAATGCCCGGCGCATCTGGCGGCTGTAGCCCCGGAGCGCGGACATCCTCCGCCTTCTGTCCTCGCCGAACACCCCCCAAGAGCGGACAGGATGTCCGCGCTCCAGAGGTTGCCATGACGGAATTCAAGCCGACAGTCGGTATCGCCAGCACCTTTCCCGCCACCATGCCCGAAGACCACGCGGCGCTGCCGGTCTGGAACGCCGAGAACTGGTTCTACGAGGACTTCGAAGTCGGCCATAGGATCCGGTCCCTCCGGCGGACCATCTCCGAGGGCGAATCCATGCAGTTCAACGCCCTCGTCACCGACATGCATCCCTATGTCGCCGACGAGATCTTCGCCCGCAGCGAAGGCGTGTTCGGCAGGCGCCTGGTGGCCGGCGCCTTCGTGTTCTCAGCCGGCCTCGGCCTGGTCGCGACCAACTGCGTCAACGCCTTCTCCTACGGCTATGACAGGCTGCGCTTCATCAAGCCGACCTTCATCGGCGACACCATCTACACGATCCGCACCAATCTGGATAAAAGGCCGAAATATCGGGAGCTCGGCCTGATCCGCTGTTCCTACGAGGTGTTCAAGGGCGAAGGCGAGCTCGTGCTCTACTGCGAACATCTCCAGACCGTGAAATACCGCGACGCGGCGAGCTTCGCCCCTCTCTTCGAAGACAGAAACGAACGGTGAAATGACTGCGACCTCTCTTTCGGCGGACGACATCGGCGACGCCAAACTGCTGGACGGCATCCTCGTGCTGGATATGAGCCAGTTCCTGTCGGGCCCGTTCTCGGCCCTGCGGTTGTCGGACCTCGGCGCCAGGGTCATCAAGATCGAACGCCCCGACGGCGGTGACCTCTGCCGCCGCCTCTATCTTTCCGACACCGAGATCGGCGGGGATTCGACCCTGTTCCACGCCATCAATCGCGGCAAGGAGAGCTTTTCGGCCGATTTCAAGAACCCGGACGACGTCGCGGCCGTTCGCAGGCTGATCGCGAAGGCGGACGTGGTCATCCAGAATTTTCGTCCCGGGGTGATCGAGCGCCTCGGCCTCGACCATGCCGCCGCCGCCGCCATCAATCCCGGCATCGTCTATGCCTCGATCACCGGCTATGGCGACGATGGTCCGTGGAAGATGCGCCCGGGCCAGGACCTTCTCGCCCAGGCCCGCTCCGGCGTGATGTGGCTCAACGGCGACGAGGACCAGGGCCCCGTGCCCTTCGGCCTCGCCATTGCCGACCTCC encodes the following:
- a CDS encoding carbohydrate ABC transporter permease; translation: MKPFRISTPFLLLLPAILILAAVVIVPLALSLYSSFTPYQLIRPNTLFVFIGLRNYANILADTDFWWAFGRTVLLLTVALNLEMLLGLGLAILVDKATRGQRVLRTLLMFPMMFSPILVGFQFKFMFNDNVGLINNALQSLHVTQTPIPWLINGALAFFAILMAEVWSSTPVFAILILAGLLAMPREPIEAARVDGCTPWQSFRYVTWPFIMPFAYIAMTIRSLDVGRAFDIVKIMTDGGPAGRTELIWTLIGRTAFNGSGHMGYANAMAYFSILLSIAFTYYFYRKLAAARTQIAAEW
- a CDS encoding IclR family transcriptional regulator, with product MNEGHDADRYRAPALDKGLDILELLASVDGALTQAEIAKALGRTPNENYRMLERLVRRGYVARNESDRYELTLRLFGLAHLHRPIRRLVSQATPLMRDLAARTLQSNHLAVYDQAGVIVIAQIDAPGYWGMAIRVGAKVSLFNTGSGHILMAFRSAEERAMMIAEHESAPDDEPPDDLEERLAQARLRGYEIMPSMQTAGVYNLSAPILGPDGHALAALTCPYISPLGRKAPDIAEAIAMIVEAASVLSRTLGGQAEPEEAYGAHAG
- a CDS encoding amidohydrolase family protein; protein product: MPLIDTHLHIVDLEALRYPWLDGAEALRRTFSYQSYEREALRCGITDALHMEVDVDPAMIEAENAYVEGLSRARQTLLRGAISACRPESVDFPAFLERQCANPFIKGFRRVLHTERDDLSEGALFRANIARLAGTGRPFDLCVLPHQIEKAIAVADSAPDVSFVLDHCGVPAIKDRAEHPWREAVSALAKRPHVAAKISGVVAYADGANWTVADLRPFVEHVIASFGWDRVVWGSDWPVCTLNASLSTWVAATHALLAGCSEGEREGLFHRNARRIWRL
- a CDS encoding carbohydrate ABC transporter permease, translated to MAVDRNRASRNSRRLAAAGHAVGLFLAMLFICLPGAWIVLNALRPTVEIMAKPPVWIPQSLSLDAFTAMFGAAGQGGVPVFDYFRNSLIISVTSTVIALGVGMAGGYAFARFRFKGKSALFLAFMLTRTVPGVALMLPLFIVYSRLHIIDTDFALILTYVALNIPFTIWLIDGFFRQVPRDLAEAAQIDGCTRWQAFWTVEFPLAGPGIASSGIFAFLTSWNEFALASQLTRSVASRTLPPGLLDYTSEFTIDWRGMCALAVVMIVPALALTFIVQKHLVSGLTSGAVKG
- a CDS encoding ABC transporter substrate-binding protein, coding for MRQTMLWASMLALAVGQGPAMADGLPGSFPGVTIDAKLIGGQQYEPLYGRIAAWEKATGAKVNIVSKKNYFDLDKEFKSDIASGTISWCVGSNHTSFAPGYPDLYTDLTPLLPKEELDKFVPANLKASTIDGKLLMLPRAQFDVSALYYQKSLYTDDARRKAFKDKYGYELAPPKTFKEFGDQAIFFSSPPNFYGTEFAGKEEAINGRFYELLVAEGGQYIDDAGKPAFNSAAGERALQWFVDLYKAKAVPAGTTNYLWDDLGQGFASGTIALDLDWPGWATFFNDPKSSKVAGNVGVIVQPMGSSGKRSGWSGAHGFSVTESCTHKDAAASLVWWLTNEDSQKVEAANGSLPTRTAVWDWDIQQANGNAYKTEVLTAFQEAAKNAFPVPPIAEWIDISNAVYPEWQAAVLGDKTVKQALADADAKAIKVLQDAGKM
- a CDS encoding MaoC family dehydratase, whose product is MTEFKPTVGIASTFPATMPEDHAALPVWNAENWFYEDFEVGHRIRSLRRTISEGESMQFNALVTDMHPYVADEIFARSEGVFGRRLVAGAFVFSAGLGLVATNCVNAFSYGYDRLRFIKPTFIGDTIYTIRTNLDKRPKYRELGLIRCSYEVFKGEGELVLYCEHLQTVKYRDAASFAPLFEDRNER